A single genomic interval of Pseudomonadota bacterium harbors:
- the rsmD gene encoding 16S rRNA (guanine(966)-N(2))-methyltransferase RsmD has product MRVISGKHRGRTIQTVSSKKLRPTTGMAREAIFNILSHGKYSDDGESLITGANILDLFCGCGALSMEALSRGASSVTLIDIDKEHLDIARKNITTIGEEQKAVFIRSDSSTPPPARIPCEVIFLDPPYNQSLVIKSLKGIVAGNWLAPDAIIIVETDFREDIEFPEQFKELDDRKYGNSRIRILKWLG; this is encoded by the coding sequence ATGCGTGTAATATCAGGAAAACATCGTGGGCGGACAATTCAAACCGTAAGCAGCAAAAAACTGCGTCCCACAACAGGCATGGCACGTGAGGCTATTTTCAACATTCTCAGTCATGGAAAATACTCCGACGACGGAGAGAGCCTGATTACAGGAGCAAATATCCTCGATTTATTCTGCGGTTGCGGTGCATTATCAATGGAAGCTCTTTCAAGGGGTGCTTCAAGTGTTACTTTAATAGATATTGATAAAGAACATCTGGATATAGCACGCAAGAATATAACTACGATAGGTGAAGAGCAAAAGGCTGTTTTTATCCGCAGCGATTCTTCCACCCCTCCCCCTGCCCGTATTCCATGTGAAGTTATTTTCCTTGACCCTCCTTACAATCAGAGTCTGGTAATCAAGTCGTTGAAGGGAATTGTTGCGGGGAACTGGCTTGCACCTGACGCTATAATAATCGTAGAGACCGATTTCAGGGAAGATATAGAATTTCCCGAACAATTTAAAGAACTTGACGACAGGAAGTACGGAAACAGTCGCATCAGGATATTAAAATGGCTTGGTTAA